The Juglans regia cultivar Chandler chromosome 2, Walnut 2.0, whole genome shotgun sequence genome includes a window with the following:
- the LOC109000346 gene encoding transcription factor ICE1-like isoform X1 — protein sequence MGSLSSYKSMLELEDEWYNMDNHTAQNHLTFSPNLADHVPESLLLHPADSSSSCSPASSVFTNLDPSQVHYLLPPKPTPSSLINGLSKNPLEHGFELGCDVGLVEAQASNVPTFLNREGGFLSNFTDLSSNSQINALGIRSDFQLQTTRLLTFPEADAGFAGCKGLDEDSGNALFMNRSKILRPLESFTSTGAQPTLFQKRAALRKNLAGCGGNLAISNAVEGDKGKKEMGEQGEGNRKLSIGDDVEDASFDGYGLNYDSDEFTENDKAEGNAKDKGGNSSNAINSITGGEEQRGKKKGLPAKNLMAERHRRKKLNDRLYMLRSVIPKISKMHRASILGDAIEFLKELLQRINDLHNELESTPSWLFTVSYHKLPPFDTHSTYPTQPNKGRDLPELNAQPKWPSCKVEVRVREGRAVNIHMFCGRRPVLLLSTMRALDNLGLDIQQAVISCVNGFAMDIFRAEQYKEEQGQDVYPEQIKAVLLDSAGLHGMM from the exons ATGGGTTCGCTCTCATCCTACAAGTCCATGCTGGAACTCGAAGACGAATGGTATAATATGGACAATCATACTGCCCAAAACCACTTAACCTTCTCACCCAATCTCGCTGACCATGTCCCTGAGAGCCTATTGCTACACCCAGCTGATTCGTCCTCTTCTTGCTCTCCAGCTTCCTCTGTTTTCACCAACCTCGACCCTTCTCAGGTGCACTACCTTTTGCCTCCCAAACCAACTCCTTCTTCGCTTATTAACGGCCTCTCGAAAAACCCTTTAGAGCATGGGTTTGAGTTGGGGTGCGACGTCGGGCTTGTTGAAGCCCAAGCTTCCAATGTTCCCACTTTTCTGAACAGGGAAGGTGGGTTTTTGAGCAACTTCACCGATTTGAGCTCCAATTCTCAGATTAACGCTCTCGGTATACGCTCAGATTTCCAACTCCAGACGACGCGTCTGCTTACTTTTCCTGAAGCTGATGCCGGGTTCGCGGGGTGTAAGGGTTTAGATGAGGATTCTGGGAATGCTCTGTTTATGAATAGGTCTAAGATTCTAAGACCGCTCGAATCTTTCACTTCAACGGGCGCGCagcccactctttttcaaaagagagCGGCTCTAAGGAAAAACTTGGCCGGTTGTGGGGGCAATTTAGCGATTTCGAATGCTGTTGAGGGAGataaagggaagaaagaaatgGGGGAACAGGGTGAGGGAAATAGGAAACTGAGCATTGGGGATGATGTGGAAGATGCAAGCTTTGATGGGTATGGTCTGAATTACGATTCAGATGAGTTCACGGAGAACGATAAGGCAGAGGGCAATGCTAAGGACAAAGGCGGGAATAGCTCCAATGCAATTAATAGTATTACCGGTGGAGAAGAGCAGAGGGGGAAGAAGAAGGGGCTCCCTGCTAAGAATCTGATGGCTGAGAGGCACCGCCGGAAGAAGCTTAATGATAGGCTCTACATGCTGAGGTCCGTGATTCCGAAGATTAGTAAA ATGCATAGGGCTTCAATCCTTGGGGACGCAATTGAATTCTTGAAGGAACTTCTGCAAAGGATCAATGACCTCCATAACGAATTGGAGTCAACTCCCTCCTGGCTCTTCACTGTCAGCTACCACAAGCTTCCACCCTTTGACACCCACTCTACCTACCCTACCCAGCCGAATAAAGGAAGAGATTTGCCCGAGCTCAATGCCCAGCCCAAATGGCCAAGCTGCAAG GTGGAAGTTAGGGTAAGAGAAGGAAGAGCTGTAAACATCCACATGTTTTGTGGCCGCAGACCTGTTCTCTTGCTCTCCACCATGCGGGCTCTGGATAACCTTGGATTAGATATCCAACAAGCAGTCATAAGCTGTGTCAATGGTTTTGCAATGGATATATTTCGAGCTGAG CAATACAAGGAAGAGCAAGGGCAGGATGTCTATCCCGAGCAAATCAAGGCAGTGCTTTTGGACTCAGCTGGCCTCCATGGAATGATGTAG
- the LOC109000329 gene encoding ATP-dependent Clp protease ATP-binding subunit ClpA homolog CD4B, chloroplastic-like translates to MASFLVQSANIPALVASQRSRQSKGSGNGKAKMSVRMMSSLQAPGLRMGSFYGLRSFNSLDTLVGPGLDFNSRVAITINSLQGRGSRCVAKAMFERFTEKAIKVIMLAQEEARRLGHNFVGTEQILLGLIGEGTGIAAKVLKSMGINLKDARVEVEKIIGRGSGFVAVEIPFTPRAKRVLELSLEEARQLGHNYIGSEHLLLGLLREGEGVAARVLENLGADPSNIRTQVIRMVGESTEAVGAGVGGGSSGNKMPTLEEYGTNLTKLAEEGKLDPVVGRQPQIERVTQILGRRTKNNPCLIGEPGVGKTAIAEGLAQRIATGDVPETIEGKKVITLDMGLLVAGTKYRGEFEERLKKLMEEIKQSDEIILFIDEVHTLIGAGAAEGAIDAANILKPALARGELQCIGATTLDEYRKHIEKDPALERRFQPVKVPEPTVDETIQILKGLRERYEIHHKLRYTDEALVSAAQLSYQYISDRFLPDKAIDLIDEAGSRVRLRHAQLPEEARELEKELRQITKEKNEAVRSQDFEKAGELRDREMDLKAQISALVDKGKEMTKAESEAGDVGPVVTEVDIQHIVSSWTGIPVEKVSTDESDRLLKMEETLHKRVIGQDEAVKAISRAIRRARVGLKNPNRPIASFIFSGPTGVGKSELAKALAAYYFGSEEAMIRLDMSEFMERHTVSKLIGSPPGYVGYTEGGQLTEAVRRRPYTVVLFDEIEKAHPDVFNMMLQILEDGRLTDSKGRTVDFKNTLLIMTSNVGSSVIEKGGRRIGFDLDYDEKDSSYNRIKSLVTEELKQYFRPEFLNRLDEMIVFRQLTKLEVKDIADIMLKEVFDRLKGKDIELQVTERFRDRVVEEGYNPSYGARPLRRAIMRLLEDSMAEKMLAREIKEGDSVIVDVDSDGNVTVLNGSSGAPEPLGEALPV, encoded by the exons ATGGCTAGCTTTTTGGTGCAGTCAGCAAATATCCCTGCTTTAGTTGCAAGCCAGAGGTCTAGACAAAGTAAAGGATCTGGAAATGGAAAAGCGAAAATGAGTGTTAGAATGATGTCTAGTTTACAAGCACCAGGATTGCGGATGGGAAGCTTCTATGGATTGCGAAGTTTTAATTCTTTAGATACTCTGGTTGGACCGGGGCTAGATTTTAATTCTAGGGTGGCAATTACAATCAATTCCCTGCAAGGAAGGGGCAGCAGATGTGTAGCTAAAGCAATGTTTGAACGCTTTACAGAAAAGGCAATTAAAGTAATTATGCTTGCACAAGAGGAAGCAAGACGGCTTGGTCATAATTTTGTTGGCACGGAGCAGATCTTGTTGGGTCTTATTGGTGAAGGAACAGGCATTGCTGCTAAGGTTCTTAAATCTATGGGAATCAATCTTAAAGATGCACGAGTAGAAGTGGAAAAGATAATTGGAAGGGGTAGTGGATTTGTCGCTGTGGAGATTCCATTCACTCCTCGAGCAAAGCGTGTGTTGGAACTCTCGCTGGAGGAAGCCCGCCAACTTG GCCATAACTATATTGGATCTGAGCACTTGCTTCTGGGACTGCTTCGTGAGGGTGAGGGTGTAGCGGCTCGTGTTCTTGAGAACTTAGGTGCTGACCCAAGCAACATCCGCACCCAG GTTATTCGAATGGTTGGTGAGAGTACTGAAGCTGTTGGTGCTGGTGTTGGTGGAGGAAGCAGTGGCAATAAGATGCCAACACTGGAGGAATACGGAACCAATCTGACTAAGCTAGCAGAGGAG GGTAAATTGGATCCTGTCGTTGGAAGGCAGCCGCAAATAGAACGTGTTACCCAAATTTTGGGCCGGCGAACCAAAAACAATCCCTGTCTTATTGGAGAACCTGGAGTTGGGAAAACTGCAATCGCAGAAGGGCTTGCTCAAAGGATTGCAACTGGTGATGTTCCTGAAACAATAGAGGGGAAGAAG GTCATAACCTTGGATATGGGTCTTCTTGTTGCCGGCACAAAATATCGTGGAGAGTTTGAGGAAAGATTAAAGAAGCTCATGGAGGAAATCAAACAAAGTGATGAGATAATACTCTTCATAGATGAGGTGCACACTTTAATTGGAGCAGGAGCTGCAGAAGGAGCAATTGATGCGGCAAACATATTGAAACCGGCTCTAGCAAGAGGTGAACTACAG TGTATTGGAGCCACAACACTAGATGAATATAGAAAGCACATTGAGAAGGACCCAGCATTGGAAAGACGATTTCAGCCAGTCAAAGTGCCTGAACCAACAGTGGATGAAACCATACAGATTTTAAAGGGGCTTCGGGAGCGATATGAGATTCATCACAAGCTCCGCTACACAGACGAAGCTCTTGTTTCTGCTGCACAGCTTTCATACCAGTACATCAG TGACCGTTTTCTGCCTGACAAGGCTATTGACTTGATTGATGAAGCTGGTTCTCGGGTTCGTCTACGTCATGCACAG CTACCAGAAGAAGCAAGAGAGCTTGAGAAGGAGCTCAGGCAGATCACAAAGGAGAAGAATGAAGCCGTTCGCAGCCAAGACTTTGAGAAG GCTGGAGAGTTACGGGATAGAGAAATGGATCTTAAGGCACAAATATCAGCTCTTGTAGACAAAGGTAAGGAAATGACTAAGGCAGAGAGTGAGGCTGGAGATGTAGGTCCTGTTGTGACCGAGGTGGATATTCAACATATTGTTTCCTCTTGGACCGGCATTCCTGTGGAGAAAGTTTCAACAGATGAATCTGACCGCCTCCTCAAGATGGAAGAGACCCTCCATAAACGGGTCATTGGTCAGGATGAAGCAGTCAAAGCCATCAGCCGAGCTATTCGCCGAGCCCGTGTTGGACTCAAGAATCCCAACCGTCCAATTGCCAGCTTTATCTTTTCAGGCCCAACTGGTGTAGGGAAGTCTGAACTTGCAAAAGCATTGGCTGCTTACTACTTTGGCTCTGAAGAAGCCATGATTAGGCTTGATATGAGTGAATTTATGGAAAGACACACTGTCTCGAAGCTAATTGGCTCACCCCCTGGTTATGTTGGTTACACAGAGGGGGGTCAGCTGACTGAGGCTGTTCGACGCCGTCCTTACACCGTGGTACTCTTCGATGAGATTGAGAAGGCCCATCCCGATGTATTCAACATGATGCTTCAAATTCTTGAGGATGGAAGATTGACAGATAGCAAGGGAAGAACTGTGGACTTCAAGAATACTCTTCTGATAATGACATCAAATGTGGGAAGCAGTGTCATTGAGAAAGGAGGCCGCAGGATAGGATTTGATCTGGATTATGATGAGAAAGATAGCAGTTATAATCGAATTAAGAGCTTGGTGACGGAGGAACTGAAACAATATTTCAGGCCTGAGTTTTTGAACAGATTGGATGAGATGATTGTCTTTAGGCAGCTCACAAAGCTGGAGGTAAAGGATATAGCGGATATTATGCTGAAAGAGGTTTTTGATAGGCTGAAGGGTAAAGATATAGAGCTTCAAGTGACAGAGAGGTTCAGAGATAGAGTGGTTGAGGAAGGGTATAACCCAAGCTATGGGGCGAGGCCTCTGAGGAGAGCCATAATGAGACTTCTGGAGGACAGCATGGCAGAGAAGATGCTTGCGAGGGAGATCAAAGAGGGTGATTCAGTTATTGTGGATGTTGACTCTGATGGCAATGTGACAGTGCTCAATGGTAGTAGTGGTGCTCCTGAGCCATTAGGAGAGGCTCTTCCCGTGTAA
- the LOC109000346 gene encoding transcription factor ICE1-like isoform X2: protein MGSLSSYKSMLELEDEWYNMDNHTAQNHLTFSPNLADHVPESLLLHPADSSSSCSPASSVFTNLDPSQVHYLLPPKPTPSSLINGLSKNPLEHGFELGCDVGLVEAQASNVPTFLNREGGFLSNFTDLSSNSQINALGIRSDFQLQTTRLLTFPEADAGFAGCKGLDEDSGNALFMNRSKILRPLESFTSTGAQPTLFQKRAALRKNLAGCGGNLAISNAVEGDKGKKEMGEQGEGNRKLSIGDDVEDASFDGYGLNYDSDEFTENDKAEGNAKDKGGNSSNAINSITGGEEQRGKKKGLPAKNLMAERHRRKKLNDRLYMLRSVIPKISKMHRASILGDAIEFLKELLQRINDLHNELESTPSWLFTVSYHKLPPFDTHSTYPTQPNKGRDLPELNAQPKWPSCKVEVRVREGRAVNIHMFCGRRPVLLLSTMRALDNLGLDIQQAVISCVNGFAMDIFRAEGK from the exons ATGGGTTCGCTCTCATCCTACAAGTCCATGCTGGAACTCGAAGACGAATGGTATAATATGGACAATCATACTGCCCAAAACCACTTAACCTTCTCACCCAATCTCGCTGACCATGTCCCTGAGAGCCTATTGCTACACCCAGCTGATTCGTCCTCTTCTTGCTCTCCAGCTTCCTCTGTTTTCACCAACCTCGACCCTTCTCAGGTGCACTACCTTTTGCCTCCCAAACCAACTCCTTCTTCGCTTATTAACGGCCTCTCGAAAAACCCTTTAGAGCATGGGTTTGAGTTGGGGTGCGACGTCGGGCTTGTTGAAGCCCAAGCTTCCAATGTTCCCACTTTTCTGAACAGGGAAGGTGGGTTTTTGAGCAACTTCACCGATTTGAGCTCCAATTCTCAGATTAACGCTCTCGGTATACGCTCAGATTTCCAACTCCAGACGACGCGTCTGCTTACTTTTCCTGAAGCTGATGCCGGGTTCGCGGGGTGTAAGGGTTTAGATGAGGATTCTGGGAATGCTCTGTTTATGAATAGGTCTAAGATTCTAAGACCGCTCGAATCTTTCACTTCAACGGGCGCGCagcccactctttttcaaaagagagCGGCTCTAAGGAAAAACTTGGCCGGTTGTGGGGGCAATTTAGCGATTTCGAATGCTGTTGAGGGAGataaagggaagaaagaaatgGGGGAACAGGGTGAGGGAAATAGGAAACTGAGCATTGGGGATGATGTGGAAGATGCAAGCTTTGATGGGTATGGTCTGAATTACGATTCAGATGAGTTCACGGAGAACGATAAGGCAGAGGGCAATGCTAAGGACAAAGGCGGGAATAGCTCCAATGCAATTAATAGTATTACCGGTGGAGAAGAGCAGAGGGGGAAGAAGAAGGGGCTCCCTGCTAAGAATCTGATGGCTGAGAGGCACCGCCGGAAGAAGCTTAATGATAGGCTCTACATGCTGAGGTCCGTGATTCCGAAGATTAGTAAA ATGCATAGGGCTTCAATCCTTGGGGACGCAATTGAATTCTTGAAGGAACTTCTGCAAAGGATCAATGACCTCCATAACGAATTGGAGTCAACTCCCTCCTGGCTCTTCACTGTCAGCTACCACAAGCTTCCACCCTTTGACACCCACTCTACCTACCCTACCCAGCCGAATAAAGGAAGAGATTTGCCCGAGCTCAATGCCCAGCCCAAATGGCCAAGCTGCAAG GTGGAAGTTAGGGTAAGAGAAGGAAGAGCTGTAAACATCCACATGTTTTGTGGCCGCAGACCTGTTCTCTTGCTCTCCACCATGCGGGCTCTGGATAACCTTGGATTAGATATCCAACAAGCAGTCATAAGCTGTGTCAATGGTTTTGCAATGGATATATTTCGAGCTGAG GGAAAATAA